From the genome of Rhodohalobacter sp. SW132:
GTGGTACTCATTTAAACAGATGTTTGCTCCCACATTTACTATGAATTACCCTGAAGAGAAATGGGATCCGCCATCTATCTTCAGAGGTAGGCCTGTTCTGGTTGAAGACAACGGGAAAGAGCGATGTGTAGCCTGCGGATTATGTGCACGCGCATGTCCGCCTCTGGCTATTAGTATGCAGGCAAACGAAGATGAGGAAGATCCGAAAGAGCGATATCCTGACTTTTTTGAAATTAATATGCTTCGCTGCATCTATTGCGGCTACTGCGAAGAAGTTTGTCCGGAAGAGGCAATCGTAATGAGTAAAGATTATGATATTGTTTTTGAATCCCGTGAAGATGCTGTGTACGACAAACAGCGCCTGCTGGTTCCCAAAGAGGATTTAAAAGAACGACTCGATTTTCTCAAAGAATATAAAAACCGACAATTTGGCCAGTTCTGGGATTTTCAGGAAGAGAACAACATTCATTCCGTACGTGATCGAGATCGCGACTGGAATTCAGGTCTTTCCCTTGTTGATATGCTTGAACAGCAGAAAAAAAATGATGCAACCAAAGCATCATCTCACTGGTCGGTTTAAAAAGAGCGGCTCTTAATGATGAAAGATTTTGAGGTGACCCAGGAACAGGTACAGTCATTAGTAGATGATGCCCGTTACCTGGAAGATGAGGCAGAGGCTCTTACCTATCTGATTGAACAAGTTCCGTATGCCGAAGTACCATCCGGCGGTATGTCAATTCTGCAAAAACTTGCCTTAATTGATCATGCACAACACCGATATTATCGCCCGCTCATTGAAAAAATATTTGCCAACGCCCGGCCACTGAAAATACAGGACATTGAGCATTACAGAGATTCCTTTGATTTTCCAGATGACGAAAAAGATGTCCAGAAAGTTCTCAGGAAAATTATCAAACACAGGGCTGCATTACTTAGTCTTTTTGATAGAATTCCCTTAATCGACTGGGAACGGGAAGTTAT
Proteins encoded in this window:
- a CDS encoding NADH-quinone oxidoreductase subunit I, which translates into the protein MDLDKPVSNALSEDFKRERKLSFLENLYLPEIFKGLWYSFKQMFAPTFTMNYPEEKWDPPSIFRGRPVLVEDNGKERCVACGLCARACPPLAISMQANEDEEDPKERYPDFFEINMLRCIYCGYCEEVCPEEAIVMSKDYDIVFESREDAVYDKQRLLVPKEDLKERLDFLKEYKNRQFGQFWDFQEENNIHSVRDRDRDWNSGLSLVDMLEQQKKNDATKASSHWSV